Proteins encoded by one window of Bacillus sp. DTU_2020_1000418_1_SI_GHA_SEK_038:
- the dapA gene encoding 4-hydroxy-tetrahydrodipicolinate synthase, translating to MTTIRGAYPVLITPMTEAQEIDWGGVKNNVNYFVDQGVSGLVINGSTGEFVSLSKEEKFQMVETVLKEVNGRIPVIVGTAAETTKETIEYTKQAEAHGAAGALIINPYYMKPKENEIYYHFKEVSDAVNIPIMLYNNPFTSGVNMSTELMLQIGRECKNVTHIKESSGEIGKVRDLARQGKGDFEVFCGAEELVMESYFVGATGWISVAGNIVPKLVTDMYNHFQNGEIEKAWEINDRILPLCSFLEGSGKYVQIVKRAMDLQGLAGGPARYPRLGLSQEEEQKLKELLASLETIKN from the coding sequence ATGACAACAATTAGAGGAGCTTACCCAGTATTAATTACACCAATGACAGAGGCACAGGAAATTGACTGGGGCGGAGTAAAAAATAATGTGAACTACTTCGTTGACCAAGGTGTTTCAGGTCTTGTTATTAACGGAAGTACTGGAGAATTTGTAAGCTTGTCAAAAGAAGAGAAGTTTCAAATGGTAGAAACAGTATTAAAAGAGGTTAACGGGCGTATCCCGGTTATCGTAGGAACTGCAGCAGAAACAACAAAAGAAACGATCGAATATACGAAGCAGGCAGAAGCACATGGTGCTGCCGGTGCCTTAATTATTAATCCATATTATATGAAGCCAAAGGAAAATGAAATCTACTACCATTTCAAAGAAGTCTCAGATGCTGTTAATATTCCTATCATGCTTTATAACAATCCATTCACTTCTGGTGTGAATATGAGCACGGAATTAATGCTGCAAATCGGAAGAGAATGCAAAAACGTTACACATATTAAAGAATCAAGTGGAGAAATTGGCAAAGTAAGAGACCTTGCTAGACAAGGAAAAGGTGATTTCGAAGTGTTCTGCGGAGCAGAAGAGCTTGTTATGGAATCTTATTTTGTTGGCGCAACAGGCTGGATTTCAGTTGCTGGGAATATCGTTCCTAAGCTTGTAACAGATATGTACAACCATTTCCAAAATGGAGAAATTGAAAAAGCATGGGAAATTAATGATCGTATTCTTCCGCTTTGCTCATTCTTAGAAGGCTCAGGCAAATATGTACAAATCGTTAAGAGAGCTATGGACCTGCAAGGATTGGCTGGCGGGCCTGCACGTTATCCGCGTTTAGGCTTATCAC